A single window of Lytechinus variegatus isolate NC3 chromosome 8, Lvar_3.0, whole genome shotgun sequence DNA harbors:
- the LOC121420808 gene encoding uncharacterized protein LOC121420808, translated as MAETGKEINQQPPLTDIKLDEIGEAIGDNPNLLRLGLLLGFQESKIHMFRATNHSDGQVTAKGTKDMLFAWRNKTRGADQVRNLREALEKAQLVLIAEEHL; from the coding sequence AAACAGGCAAGGAGATTAACCAACAACCGCCTTTGACGGACATTAAACTGGATGAGATAGGAGAGGCTATTGGAGACAACCCGAATCTGCTGAGGTTAGGACTACTTCTTGGTTTCCAGGAATCCAAGATACATATGTTTAGGGCCACAAACCACTCTGATGGCCAAGTCACAGCCAAGGGCACCAAGGACATGCTGTTTGCATGGCGGAACAAAACCCGTGGAGCGGACCAGGTCCGGAATCTCCGAGAAGCATTGGAGAAAGCCCAGTTGGTGCTTATAGCTGAAGAGCACCTATAG
- the LOC121420225 gene encoding uncharacterized protein LOC121420225, whose translation MDTKRAPPTRHNRIRTYSEHSDSDWPLSRYQLTSEVTRDFMPFALVIIFVTALFIATTIVYLHTISGPMLRASAERAQELTRSELSLQGNDEGYSRSVIYSSPRGDMCFLRSKLTKAGMPTIHSIFADPVSHNVVIVGVRLQHWDWQNDSFVCEYDNGQRVSCDAVVSDDRSFGYRPQYVIIITCPIPASLQERANFSVSLYRAVDGAFSRTSSYENITVCSSGASKRQRRMLSVCTMLKDSDEFVPDWVAFHRHVGANHIFIYDNQEQELSKLRETVAKEIESGFVTVIPWSHQSTPCKNYLEVQIAHENDCLWRNRHISKWMIKIDVDEYVQPMNPNKPRITDYLSDPLYDRVGAARLQNWFFGRPNTSIPLGGQSLIQRNQWRSAEPTEPNASHDKNILRPINVHYFKIHAMKLGGSAVTLDPWRELRLVHYRGDNPRKLNFKLPDFSVQDSSMSDTMDLIAKQKL comes from the exons ATGGATACAAAAAGGGCCCCGCCTACAAGACACAACAGAATTAGAACTTACTCTGAACATTCAGACAGCGACTGGCCTCTTTCAAGATACCAGTTGACGTCAGAGGTCACGAGGGATTTTATGCCTTTTGCACTGGTCATCATTTTCGTCACCGCCTTGTTCATAGCAACTACTATCGTCTACCTCCATACGATTTCCGGTCCAATGCTGCGCGCATCGGCAGAAAGGGCGCAAGAACTTACGAGATCAGAACTGTCTCTACAGGGTAACGACGAAGGGTATTCACGATCTGTAATATACTCATCACCGCGAGGTGATATGTGCTTCCTGAGGTCAAAGTTGACGAAGGCGGGTATGCCAACGATACATTCAATTTTCGCTGATCCTGTTTCTCATAACGTTGTTATTGTCGGTGTGCGTCTTCAGCACTGGGACTGGCAAAATGATTCTTTTGTGTGCGAATACGATAATGGTCAGCGCGTATCATGCGATGCCGTTGTTAGTGACGATAGAAGCTTTGGATATAGACCGCAGTATGTTATCATTATAACTTGTCCAATACCAGCAAGTCTTCAAGAAAGGGCAAACTTTTCAGTTTCTCTTTATCGCGCTGTAGACGGCGCTTTTTCAAGAACATCTTCGTACGAGAATATAACCGTGTGCTCCTCTGGCGCCTCAAAACGACAACGCCGCATGTTGAGTGTTTGCACGATGCTGAAGGATTCGGATGAATTCGTTCCTGATTGGGTAGCATTCCATCGACACGTCGGAGCAAATCACATCTTCATTTACGACAACCAAGAACAAGAACTGAGCAAACTCCGAGAAACCGTAGCCAAGGAAATCGAGAGTGGCTTTGTTACAGTCATACCTTGGTCTCACCAGTCAACACCTTGTAAAAACTATCTTGAAGTGCAGATCGCACATGAGAACGATTGCCTGTGGAGAAATCGCCATATATCAAAATGGATGATCAAAATCGACGTAGATGAATACGTCCAGCCAATGAATCCGAACAAACCGCGGATCACAGACTACCTATCCGATCCGCTGTATGACCGGGTTGGAGCTGCCCGCTTGCAGAACTGGTTTTTCGGTAGACCAAATACAAGCATACCGCTAGGTGGTCAGTCACTCATACAAAGAAATCAATGGAGATCTGCGGAACCCACGGAACCGAATGCATCGCACGACAAAAATATCTTGCGGCCAATCAACGtgcattatttcaaaattcacgcAATGAAACTTGGAGGTTCTGCCGTTACACTAGACCCTTGGAGGGAGCTGCGTCTAGTGCATTATCGAGGAGACAATCCGAGGAAGCTCAACTTCAAACTGCCGGATTTCAGCGTTCAAGATAGTAGTATGTCGGATACCATGGATTTAATTGCGAAACAGaag ctttaa
- the LOC121420227 gene encoding uncharacterized protein LOC121420227 produces the protein MLHLNRTLRSRRRKLDYTWIFVIMTAFFLLCSVFSIMFNSFNKNAPSRKYSHLIDWDGRIYVAPKNKTNFSRKSFYQYSSPRNNMCFFSSFLEEEGMPKLHSAFADPVSHNVVFIGTRLLEDNWTRETFVTHFESGERRLCDPIVEDYFSFGYISQFNIVLTCPLPSSLYQSLQFTLSLQRMTNVKKYRRYAYDNLTICQSGSSNFKRYHLSACTMVRNMDHYLPEWIAIHRYVGVQHFFLYDNEPEETSKLRQTVRREIAEGVVTVIPWTHIALGQKTYLEVQIAHENDCLWRNRYRTKWMIKIDVDEFVQPMNESKRKITDYLEGPNFETMGAARLQNWFFGRHSADKSAMATNGSIIERNIWRPSYPSPQNCGRDKNIIQPKYVHYFKIHAIKIGAEAISLNPYNELRLVHYRQDNSRVRHFDLPPFTHQDFSMVKLIREARKAQ, from the coding sequence ATGCTTCACCTAAACCGAACGTTGAGGTCGCGACGAAGAAAGTTAGACTACACCTGGATATTTGTTATAATGACAGCATTCTTTCTACTATGTTCTGTCTTTTCAATCATGTTcaattcatttaataaaaacGCACCTTCTCGGAAATACAGTCATTTGATAGACTGGGATGGACGGATATATGTGGCGccgaaaaacaaaacaaacttttcAAGGAAGAGTTTTTATCAGTATTCATCACCAAGAAATAATATgtgctttttttcaagtttCCTAGAAGAGGAAGGGATGCCCAAACTTCATTCAGCATTCGCTGATCCCGTATCCCACAATGTGGTCTTCATCGGAACGCGGTTACTTGAAGACAACTGGACCCGCGAAACATTCGTCACCCATTTTGAAAGTGGGGAGCGCAGATTGTGTGATCCCATTGTAGAGGATTATTTTAGCTTTGGATATATCTCTCAGTTCAACATTGTTCTGACGTGCCCACTTCCATCGTCCCTGTACCAGAGTCTACAGTTTACCTTGAGTCTTCAGCGCATGACCAATGTCAAGAAGTATCGCAGGTACGCATATGACAACCTGACAATTTGCCAGTCGGGATCGTCTAACTTTAAAAGGTATCACCTATCAGCCTGCACCATGGTAAGAAACATGGATCACTACCTACCAGAGTGGATTGCCATACATCGATACGTTGGTGTCCAACATTTCTTTCTCTATGATAACGAGCCAGAGGAAACGAGCAAACTCAGGCAGACTGTTCGTCGTGAGATCGCAGAGGGCGTCGTTACAGTCATACCCTGGACACACATTGCCTTGGGACAGAAAACGTATTTAGAGGTTCAGATTGCCCATGAAAACGACTGCCTGTGGAGAAACAGGTACCGAACGAAATGGATGATCAAGATTGATGTTGATGAGTTCGTGCAGCCAATGAATGAAAGCAAACGAAAAATAACCGATTATCTCGAAGGTCCAAATTTTGAAACGATGGGGGCCGCGAGATTGCAGAACTGGTTTTTTGGACGCCATTCAGCCGATAAGTCGGCAATGGCTACCAATGGTTCAATCATAGAAAGAAATATCTGGAGGCCAAGCTATCCTTCGCCACAGAACTGCGGCCGTGACAAAAACATTATTCAACCAAAGTATGTCCATTATTTTAAAATCCATGCAATCAAAATAGGAGCAGAGGCAATCTCTTTGAACCCCTACAACGAGCTGCGGTTAGTGCATTACAGGCAAGACAATTCACGCGTTAGACATTTTGATCTTCCACCATTCACACACCAAGACTTCAGTATGGTGAAGCTAATACGAGAAGCAAGGAAGGCACAATGA